The following proteins are encoded in a genomic region of Brachypodium distachyon strain Bd21 chromosome 1, Brachypodium_distachyon_v3.0, whole genome shotgun sequence:
- the LOC100828269 gene encoding probable 5'-adenylylsulfate reductase 1, chloroplastic: protein MASATASISSHAIALRDLKAARIGAVRQQVAAAPAAPAVRSQRARAVRPLCAAEPARKPLSASAAAAPVAPVLVEEEASAVPAAVDYEALAQELQGASPLEIMDRALSMFGSEIAIAFSGAEDVALIEYAKLTGRPFRVFSLDTGRLNPETYQLFDKVEKHYGIHIEYMFPEAAEVQELVRNKGLFSFYEDGHQECCRVRKVRPLRRALKGLKAWITGQRKDQSPGTRASIPVVQVDPSFEGLDGGAGSLIKWNPVANVEGKDIWTFLRTMDVPVNTLHAQGYVSIGCEPCTRPVLPGQHEREGRWWWEDATAKECGLHKGNIEKEGQAPKVGVNGNGSAEASAPDIFQSQAVVSLTRPGIENLLKLENRTEPWLTVLYAPWCPYCQAMEASYLELAEKLSGSGVKVAKFRADGEQKPFAQAELQLQSFPTILLFPSRTARPIKYPSEKRDVESLLAFVNSLR, encoded by the exons ATGGCTTCCGCTACTGCTTCCATCTCGTCGCACGCGATCGCCCTCCGCGATCTCAAAG CCGCGAGGATTGGTGCCGTGAGGCAGCAAGTGGCCGCGGCCCCGGCGGCCCCGGCGGTGAGGTCCCAGCGCGCGAGGGCGGTGCGCCCGCTGTGCGCGGCGGAGCCGGCGAGGAAGCCGCTGTCGGcgtccgcggccgcggcgccggtggcgccagtgttggtggaggaggaggcatcGGCCGTCCCCGCGGCCGTGGACTACGAGGCCCTGGCGCAGGAGCTGCAGGGCGCGTCGCCGCTGGAGATCATGGATCGGGCGCTCTCCATGTTCGGATCCGAAATCGCCATCGCCTTCAG TGGAGCCGAGGACGTGGCGCTGATCGAATACGCGAAGCTGACAGGGCGGCCCTTCAGGGTGTTCAGCCTGGACACGGGGCGGCTGAACCCGGAGACGTACCAGCTGTTCGACAAGGTGGAGAAGCACTACGGGATCCACATCGAGTACATGTTCCCGGAGGCCGCCGAGGTGCAGGAGCTGGTGAGGAACAAAGGCCTCTTCTCCTTCTACGAGGACGGCCACCAGGAGTGCTGCCGGGTGAGGAAGGTGCGGCCGCTGAGGAGGGCCCTCAAGGGCCTCAAGGCCTGGATCACCGGCCAGAGGAAGGACCAGTCCCCTGGCACCAGAGCCAGCATCCCCGTTGTTCAG GTTGATCCGTCTTTTGAAGGGCTGGATGGTGGAGCTGGTAGCTTGATTAAGTGGAACCCTGTGGCCAATGTGGAGGGCAAGGACATCTGGACCTTCCTCAGGACCATGGATGTCCCTGTGAACACCCTGCATGCTCAA GGATACGTCTCCATTGGGTGCGAGCCGTGCACCAGGCCCGTCTTGCCGGGGCAGCACGAGAGGGAagggaggtggtggtgggagGACGCCACGGCCAAGGAGTGCGGCCTCCACAAAGGCAACATCGAGAAGGAAGGCCAGGCACCCAAGGTCGGCGTCAACGGCAACGGCTCGGCCGAGGCCAGCGCCCCGGACATCTTCCAGAGCCAGGCCGTCGTCAGCCTCACCCGCCCCGGGATCGAGAACCTATTGAAGCTCGAGAACCGCACCGAGCCCTGGCTCACCGTCCTCTACGCTCCATGGTGCCCGTACTGCCAG GCGATGGAGGCTTCCTACCTTGAGCTGGCAGAGAAGCTGAGCGGGTCGGGCGTCAAGGTGGCCAAGTTCCGCGCCGACGGCGAGCAGAAGCCGTTCGCGCAGGcggagctgcagctgcagagcTTCCCGACGATCCTGCTGTTCCCCAGCCGCACCGCGAGGCCCATCAAGTACCCGTCCGAGAAGAGGGACGTCGAGTCGCTCCTCGCATTCGTCAACAGCCTCAGATGA
- the LOC100828571 gene encoding uncharacterized protein LOC100828571: protein MGPTPFFPRTTKPLKNHLPQIHTFALLTTVGKSSLRSLPMSLLPQILPSPRPHPHLAASHHPFSPAHAFRRTPRLHAPGHRRRGRLAAPANASGAGSSPSPDQYPSEPDDGLVELPLFPLPLVLFPDATHALHIFEFRYRIMMHTVLQTDLRFGVVFAGSGGASDVGCVGEVVKHERLADDRFFLICKGQERFRVARVVRNKPYLVAAVQWLEDRPPAEAPAPGEDAEALAVEVEALMRDVIRIANRLNGKPEKEVGDLRRGLFPTPFSFYVGNTFEGAPREQQALLELEDTAARLRRERDTLRNTLNYLTAASAVKDVFPSSPSSG, encoded by the coding sequence ATGGGCCCAACTCCATTCTTCCCCAGAACAACAAAACCCCTGAAAAATCACCTCCCCCAAATCCACACGTTCGCCCTCCTCACCACCGTGGGGAAAAGTTCCCTCCGCTCCCTCCCAATGTCTCTCCTCCCTCAAATCCTCCCCTCGCCGCGCCCCCATCcccacctcgccgcctcccaccACCCCTTCTCCCCCGCGCACGCATTCCGTCGGACGCCTCGCCTCCATGCgcccggccaccgccgccgaggccgcctcgccgcgccggcgaACGCGTCCGGGgccggctcgtcgccgtcgcccgaCCAGTACCCGTCCGAGCCCGACGACGGGCTCGTGGAGCTCCCGCTATTCCCGCTCCCGCTCGTGCTCTTCCCGGACGCGACCCACGCGCTGCACATCTTCGAGTTCCGCTACCGCATCATGATGCACACGGTGCTCCAGACCGACCTCCGCTTCGGCGTCGTCTTcgcgggctcgggcggcgcgtcCGACGTCGGCTGCGTCGGGGAGGTCGTCAAGCACGAGCGCCTCGCGGACGACCGCTTCTTCCTCATCTGCAAGGGCCAGGAGCGGTTCCGCGTCGCCCGCGTCGTCCGCAACAAGCCCtacctcgtcgccgccgtgcaGTGGCTCGAGGACCGCCCTCCCGCGGAGGCGCCGGCCCCAGGGGAGGACGCCGAGGCGCTCGCCGTCGAGGTCGAGGCGCTCATGCGCGACGTCATACGCATCGCCAACCGCCTTAACGGCAAGCCCGAGAAGGAGGTGGGGGACCTGCGCCGGGGGCTCTTCCCCACTCCCTTCTCCTTCTACGTCGGCAATACCTTCGAGGGTGCGCCCAGGGAGCAGCAGGCGCTGCTCGAGCTTGAGGACACCGCCGCGCGGCTGCGCCGGGAGCGGGACACGCTCCGCAACACTCTCAACTACCTCACCGCCGCGTCCGCCGTTAAGGATGTCTTcccctcgtcgccgtcgtcggggTGA
- the LOC100828870 gene encoding ribosomal RNA small subunit methyltransferase, mitochondrial — MNRAVSNLRARHVARLGSFCASSSSSSSPASEAWDGRFRLHKPRGQHLLTNPRVLDAIARHAALRPGDAVLEVGPGTGNLTARLLASPAARVSAVEIDPRMVDAVTARASALNLAHKLTVILGDAVETDFPEFDVCVANIPYGISSPLIAKLLFGTYRFRTATLLLQKEFARRLVAKPGDSEYNRLAANVHMVAETRLLMDVSKRDFVPMPRVDSSLVEIRPRVDMPEADLAEWLAFTRECFGQKNKTLGAIFKQKRKILELFKRSHRTKRCADDAPGRGVILGVLDDDNDEACSDDDGNDDNGRSDVVAGFNKEDVGAFKERIANALESTELAGKRPSQLSNDELLRLLRLLNERGVWFQ, encoded by the exons ATGAACCGCGCCGTCTCCAACCTGCGAGCCCGCCACGTCGCCCGTCTCGGCTCCTtctgcgcctcctcctcctcctcctcgtcgccggcgtcggagGCGTGGGACGGACGGTTCCGGCTACACAAGCCGCGGGGGCAGCACCTACTGACCAACCCGCGCGTCCTCGACGCCATCGCCCGCCACGCCGCGCTCcgcccgggcgacgccgtaCTCGAGGTCGGCCCCGGCACCGGCAACCTCAccgcccgcctcctcgcctcccCAGCCGCACGAGTCTCTGCAGTCGAGATCGACCCGCGCATGGTCGACGCCGTCACGGCGCGCGCCAGCGCGCTCAACCTCGCGCACAAGCTCACG GTGATCCTGGGGGATGCCGTCGAGACCGACTTCCCGGAGTTTGACGTCTGCGTGGCCAACATTCCATATGGGATCTCCTCGCCGCTGATCGCGAAGCTGCTGTTTGGCACCTACCGGTTTCGTACAGCGACACTGCTGCTGCAGAAGGAGTTTGCGCGGCGGCTCGTGGCCAAGCCGGGCGACTCCGAGTATAACCGTCTGGCAGCCAATGTTCACATGGTGGCGGAAACGAGGCTGCTCATGGACGTGAGCAAGAGGGACTTCGTGCCCATGCCCAGGGTAGACTCCTCCCTGGTTGAGATACGGCCGAGGGTGGACATGCCTGAGGCCGACCTTGCTGAGTGGCTTGCCTTCACCAGGGAGTGCTTCGGCCAGAAGAACAAGACCCTTGGTGCCATCTTCAAGCAGAAGAGGAAGATCCTGGAGCTTTTCAAGCGGTCTCATAGAACCAAGAGATGCGCAGACGATGCCCCAGGTAGGGGTGTCATCCTTGGTGTTCTTGACGACGATAATGATGAAGCCTGCAGTGATGACGATGGTAATGATGACAATGGCCGCAGTGATGTGGTAGCTGGTTTCAACAAGGAAGATGTTGGCGCATTCAAGGAGAGGATAGCCAATGCATTGGAGTCAACCGAGCTTGCAGGGAAGAGACCGTCGCAGCTTTCAAACGACGAGCTCCTACGTTTGCTCAGGCTGCTGAACGAGCGAGGGGTATGGTTTCAGTAG
- the LOC100841481 gene encoding probable potassium transporter 14 — protein METGSGGGGRLPKSESAEMRWVVPGGADDEDEIESSDDGFGGTDTPVAASGSRGGCSDADEDEEDALLHHRLVRTGPRADSFDVEALDVPGLYRHQEFTLCRSIVLTLQTLGVVFGDVGTSPLYTFDIMFNKYPNTSKEDVLGALSLVIYTLILVPLLKYTLIVLWGNDNGEGGIFALYSLICRNAKASLLPNQLPSDTRISSFQLKVPSVELERSLRIKERLETSSMLKKLLLMLVLFGTSMVIADGVVTPAMSVMSAVNGLKVGISSVNEGEVVMITVAFLIVLFSLQRFGTSKVGLVVGPALFIWFCCLSGIGIYNIMTYGSEVFRAFNPIYMYYYFERKPTEAWMSLGGCLLCATGSEAMFADLCYFSVRSVQLTFVCLVLPCLLLGYLGQAAFLLENLTENEQVFFLSIPTQVFWPVVFIATLAALIASRTMTTAIFSIIKQATALGCFPRLKIIHTSRKFMGQIYIPVMNWFLLVSCLAFVTTFGSINEIGNAYGIAELGVMMMTTILVTIIMLLIWQVNIVVVLCFLTLFLGLELFFFSSVLGSVADGSWVLLVFTAALYLIMYIWNYGTKLKYETEVKQKLSMDLMMDLGCNLGTVRAPGIGLLYNELVRGVPAIFGHFLTTMPAIHSMIIFVCIKWVPVPVVPQNERFLFRRVCPKNYHMFRCIARYGYKDVRKENPQAFEQLLIESLEKFIRREAQERSLESDENGDTDSEEEVASSSSRVLVGPNGSIYSLGVPLLDESAGASNPTLGSSTSFDGSLDETMDGRRSLDNELSFIHKAKESGVVYLLGHGDIRARKESFFVKKLVINYFYAFLRKNCRRGIATLSIPHTRLMQVAMQYMV, from the exons ATGGAGActggaagcggcggcggcgggaggctgccTAAGTCGGAGTCGGCAGAGATGCGGTGGGTAGTACCCGGCGgggccgacgacgaggacgagatCGAGAGCTCCGACGATGGCTTCGGCGGCACGGACACCCCGGTGGCCGCCTCGGGTTCTCGCGGCGGTTGCTCGGACGcagacgaggacgaggaggacgcgCTGCTTCACCACCGCCTCGTGCGCACGGGCCCGCGCGCTGACTCCTTCGACGTCGAAGCTCTTGACGTCCCCGGCCTGTACCGCCACCAG GAGTTTACCTTATGCAGGAGTATTGTGTTGACACTTCAGACATTAGGTGTTGTCTTTGGAGACGTTGGTACCAGCCCATTGTACACTTTCGATATAATGTTCAACAAATACCCTAATACTTCAAAGGAGGATGTCCTTGGAGCACTCTCACTTGTAATATACACACTGATTCTAGTACCATTGCTGAAGTATACTCTGATTGTCTTATGGGGGAATGATAATGGAGAAG GGGGGATATTTGCTTTATACTCTCTAATATGCAGAAATGCAAAGGCTAGTCTGCTTCCTAACCAACTACCCTCTGATACCCGTATATCAAGTTTCCAACTCAAGGTGCCGTCGGTAGAACTTGAGAGGTCCTTGAGGATAAAGGAGCGCCTTGAGACTTCATCTATGCTGAAGAAACTACTTTTGATGCTTGTTCTTTTTGGTACTTCTATGGTGATAGCGGATGGTGTTGTTACACCCGCGATGTCAG TGATGTCTGCTGTTAATGGCCTGAAGGTTGGAATATCTAGTGTTAATGAAG GAGAAGTGGTCATGATAACTGTTGCATTTCTTATTGTTCTGTTCAGTCTGCAAAGGTTCGGAACAAGCAAAGTCGGGCTTGTTGTTGGACCTGCCTTGTTCATATGGTTTTGCTGCCTTTCTGGGATAGGAATTTACAACATAATGACATACGGTTCAGAAGTATTTCGAGCATTCAAtcctatatatatgtactattattttgaaagaaaacCAACAGAAGCTTGGATGTCTCTTGGGGGCTGTCTTTTATGTGCAACAG GTTCTGAAGCAATGTTTGCTGATTTATGCTACTTCTCTGTTAGATCTGTTCAG CTTACCTTTGTGTGTCTTGTTCTTCCATGCCTTCTACTGGGATACCTAGGGCAAGCTGCATTTCTTCTGGAAAACTTGACTGAAAATGAGCAAGTCTTCTTTTTGTCTATCCCGA CTCAGGTGTTTTGGCCAGTGGTGTTCATAGCTACTCTGGCGGCACTAATTGCTAGTCGTACAATGACAACTGCTATATTCTCAATCATTAAGCAGGCTACAGCTCTTGGCTGTTTTCCCCGACTCAAGATAATTCACACTTCTAGAAAGTTCATGGGTCAAATATACATCCCAGTGATGAACTGGTTTTTGCTGGTTTCTTGTCTTGCTTTTGTTACGACATTTGGGAGCATCAATGAGATTGGCAACGCATATG GCATAGCTGAACTTGGGGTCATGATGATGACTACTATATTGGTGACCATCATAATGCTTCTGATATGGCAGGTCAACATCGTTGTAGTTCTATGCTTTCTCACCCTCTTCCTGGGTCTGgagttatttttcttttcttcagtaTTGGGCAGTGTGGCAGATGGAAGTTGGGTTCTTTTGGTATTTACCGCTGCACTGTATTTGATAATGTACATATGGAACTATGGAACCAAGTTGAAGTATGAAACTGAGGTTAAGCAAAAGCTTTCGATGGACTTAATGATGGATCTGGGCTGTAATCTGGGTACAGTAAGAGCCCCTGGAATTGGATTGCTTTATAATGAACTGGTGAGGGGAGTTCCTGCAATCTTTGGTCACTTCCTCACCACAATGCCAGCCATCCATTCGATGATAATTTTTGTCTGCATCAAGTGGGTTCCTGTTCCTGTTGTCCCTCAGAATGAAAGGTTTCTCTTTCGCCGGGTCTGCCCCAAGAACTACCATATGTTTCGCTGTATTGCTAG GTATGGTTACAAAGATGTACGCAAGGAGAACCCCCAAGCATTTGAACAGCTTCTGATAGAAAGTCTTGAGAAATTCATACGCCGAGAAGCCCAAGAACGGTCCCTAGAGAGTGATGAGAATGGTGACACTGACTCTGAAGAGGAAGTTGCGTCATCCTCATCAAGAGTTCTTGTTGGTCCAAATGGTAGTATCTACTCACTTGGTGTTCCGCTCCTAGATGAGTCTGCTGGTGCTTCAAATCCAACCTTGGGATCGAGCACATCATTTGATGGATCTCTGGACGAAACAATGGATGGAAGGCGAAGCCTAGACAATGAGCTCTCTTTCATTCACAAGGCCAAGGAGTCTGGCGTTGTTTACCTTCTTGGGCATGGAGACATCAGAGCTCGGAAGGAATCCTTCTTTGTCAAGAAGCTAGTGATAAACTATTTTTACGCATTCCTGAGGAAGAACTGTCGGAGGGGCATAGCAACGTTGAGTATACCCCACACAAGGCTGATGCAGGTCGCGATGCAATACATGGTGTAG